A genomic window from Diospyros lotus cultivar Yz01 chromosome 2, ASM1463336v1, whole genome shotgun sequence includes:
- the LOC127796002 gene encoding protein kinase PINOID 2, which yields MASIARDESDYDSSCSSITVPDSCSRSWMSNLSFSSRRSSISAGDAFFSKPHKTNQAAWEAIRRLQCEKGRVGLEHFRLLHRLGSGDIGNVYLCQIRNPVVGLPQCFYAMKVVDREALAIRNKLQRSETEKEILGMLDHPFLPTLYAEFDASHYSCLVTEFCPGGDLYAARLRQPTKRFSLSSAKFYAAETLLALEYLHMMGIVYRDLKPENVLVREDGHIMLSDFDLSLKCEVVPKVIRRKADITEPNDPKNDGCLTPSCATPMQPVLSCFSSSTKRSPCRASINTNIATTQAYLQDYSPELVAEPIDARSKSFVGTHEYLAPEVISGQGHGSAVDWWTLGVFLFELLYGKTPFKGENNERTLINILKQPVSFPRMGVSSSKEYEELVKVQDLVSKLLVKNPKKRIGSSKGSTEIKSHEFFKGMNWALIRSVRPPEVPGDRHKARSSSSRAVLPKLSKKEIEAPYQIPRHFDYF from the exons ATGGCATCCATAGCCCGTGATGAATCCGACTATGACAGCAGCTGCTCCTCCATCACGGTGCCGGACTCCTGCAGCCGCAGCTGGATGAGCAACCTCAGCTTCAGCAGCCGCCGCAGCTCTATCTCCGCCGGCGATGCCTTCTTCTCCAAACCCCACAAGACCAACCAGGCCGCCTGGGAAGCCATTCGCCGGCTCCAATGCGAGAAAGGCCGCGTCGGCCTCGAGCACTTCCGCCTGCTCCACCGACTTGGCAGCGGCGACATCGGCAACGTCTACCTCTGCCAGATAAGGAACCCAGTGGTGGGGCTGCCCCAGTGTTTCTATGCCATGAAAGTGGTGGACAGGGAAGCTCTCGCTATAAGAAACAAGCTGCAGAGGTCGGAGACGGAGAAGGAGATTCTGGGCATGCTTGATCACCCATTTCTCCCGACTTTGTACGCCGAGTTTGATGCTTCCCACTACTCTTGCCTGGTCACCGAGTTCTGTCCCGGCGGGGACTTGTATGCCGCCCGGCTACGGCAGCCGACGAAACGCTTCAGCCTTTCGTCTGCTAA gtTTTATGCAGCAGAAACGCTCTTAGCCCTAGAGTATCTCCACATGATGGGCATCGTTTACAGAGACCTAAAGCCAGAAAACGTGCTTGTTCGAGAAGACGGCCACATCATGCTTTCGGATTTCGATCTGTCACTCAAATGCGAAGTTGTTCCAAAGGTCATTCGCCGGAAAGCTGACATTACAGAACCAAACGATCCCAAGAATGACGGCTGCTTAACACCTTCTTGCGCCACGCCAATGCAGCCTGTTCTCTCTTGTTTCTCATCTTCCACCAAAAGATCACCATGCCGAGCTTCCATCAACACAAATATCGCAACAACACAGGCTTATCTTCAAGACTACAGCCCAGAATTGGTGGCCGAGCCGATCGACGCCCGGTCAAAATCATTCGTCGGAACTCACGAGTATCTGGCGCCGGAGGTGATCTCCGGGCAAGGCCACGGGAGCGCAGTCGACTGGTGGACGCTTGGGGTGTTTTTGTTCGAGCTTCTGTACGGGAAGACGCCGTTCAAAGGAGAGAATAACGAGAGGACTTTGATTAACATATTGAAGCAGCCGGTGAGCTTTCCGAGAATGGGGGTGAGTAGCAGCAAGGAGTACGAAGAACTGGTGAAAGTTCAGGATCTTGTAAGCAAGCTGCTCGTGAAGAATCCCAAGAAGAGAATCGGGAGCTCGAAGGGCTCGACTGAGATCAAGAGCCATGAGTTCTTCAAGGGTATGAATTGGGCTTTGATAAGGTCGGTGAGGCCGCCCGAAGTTCCCGGTGATCGGCACAAGGCGAGGAGTAGTAGTAGTAGAGCTGTATTGCCAAAGCTAAGCAAAAAGGAAATAGAAGCACCGTATCAGATTCCCCGTCACTTTGACTACTTTTGA
- the LOC127796001 gene encoding uncharacterized protein LOC127796001 has product MKALFSLVEDDPAGQMKKISLLCSFNGAFRPRPPPSGELRYTGGDTRIIAVDRNIGFSRLRSKVSEFLDNDASFTLKYRLPVEEDEAPLVLVACDDDVRCMLEEYERLESRSKLTRLWIFVCHHDGYGSFDYRNSNVESAVFRKSKSICYANGDGIRGGNLISNSGECEFGGYNVGNLGTRSYDDSLRRMLLKQQLLAKQSVQESFDINLYMASVNLKYDQPFIDLKCEPQGPLLIHEAADLNFDGNICRASHLDYEFWNTQLQTDNSSGSRLDGTNNASWSASRNSVKTRPAPVSCCCQLVGSTNPTRYLRGSEMERGALYGGIHTYQFAATDTISQRTCSCSCSCHIQNHQYSVTEIGNHQNFRLEGRPWIQKLYPGSRSTLNMSKRGQAMRLRCPSLEGSGRRMDSVRNNQDYLCEQPYGSEENFSDMGGPGIPHTQAPNPKQYHLPVGASYTGLHNQSLLSTSVNKIPLISNRAMDMLENPLTGYAGDKHESPCTNMHRVPLSSQLSHDFKKASLLMKLTEPVKISICPSDLDSTKATKLGCNGKLSGKESGVNLLGNHHNSAFGIQGALASSMDLTLCNIALSSSNEFESTVHSSPTNKDVSEALPKPQSKTLELMNEEEHLSSGPQVETSNGVVSDSISQKVSKLKVDELKIGMQREHPSSLSVDGKVSFKESPKCSKANGSAHGELGAIYTHLACRELQDIKNCDLEYVKELGSGTYGTVLYGKWKGSDVAIKKFKPSCFAEGAPECERLVADFWKEARILGQLRHPRIVVLYGVVADGPVTNLATVTEYMVNGSLKQVLQKKDRTIDRRKRLIIAMDVAFGMEYLHGKNIVHFDLKSHNLLVNMRDPQRPVCKIGDFGLSKIKQRTMVSGGLRGTIPWMAPELFDSDKNMVTEKVDVYSFGIVMWELLTGEEPYGNKRPEEILAGIIKGDLRPEIPSWCDPAWRSLMERCWSCDPNSRPAFSEVSQELRAMSVAMNIK; this is encoded by the exons ATGAAAGCCCTTTTCTCTCTCGTTGAGGACGACCCCGCGGGCCAGATGAAGAAAATCAGTCTGTTGTGCAGTTTCAATGGCGCATTTAGGCCGCGCCCCCCTCCGTCAGGCGAGCTCCGGTACACTGGCGGCGACACTCGCATCATCGCCGTGGACCGGAACATCGGATTTTCGAGGCTGCGATCGAAGGTTTCGGAGTTCCTTGACAATGACGCCTCGTTCACGCTGAAATACAGACTCCCAGTCGAGGAGGACGAAGCGCCTCTGGTGCTGGTCGCCTGCGACGACGACGTCCGGTGCATGCTGGAGGAGTATGAGAGGCTCGAATCCCGGAGTAAGCTCACTAGGCTCTGGATCTTTGTGTGTCATCATGATGGATATGGTAGTTTTGATTATAGGAATTCGAATGTCGAGTCTGCAGTATTTCGGAAAAGCAAAAGTATTTGTTATGCGAATGGTGATGGGATTCGGGGTGGAAATTTGATTTCTAATTCAGGAGAATGTGAGTTTGGCGGTTATAATGTTGGGAATCTGGGAACTCGATCTTATGATGATTCATTGAGAAGAATGCTACTGAAGCAACAGCTTTTAGCCAAGCAATCGGTTCAAGAGAGTTTTGACATTAACCTCTATATGGCAAGTGTAAACCTGAAATATGATCAGCCATTTATAGACTTAAAATGTGAACCGCAAGGCCCTCTTCTGATCCATGAAGCCGCGGACCTGAATTTTGATGGTAACATCTGTAGGGCAAGCCATTTAGATTATGAATTTTGGAACACTCAGCTTCAAACAGATAACAGTTCGGGAAGTAGGCTGGATGGCACAAACAATGCGTCATGGTCTGCTAGCCGCAATTCGGTCAAGACTCGTCCTGCGCCTGTTTCTTGCTGCTGTCAATTGGTCGGAAGCACCAACCCTACAAGGTATTTGCGTGGGAGTGAGATGGAAAGGGGTGCTCTGTATGGTGGCATCCACACTTATCAATTTGCTGCAACTGATACGATAAGCCAGAGGACTTGTTCTTGTTCATGTTCTTGCCACATCCAGAACCATCAGTATAGTGTGACTGAGATTGGGAACCATCAGAATTTTAGATTGGAAGGAAGGCCCTGGATTCAAAAACTCTACCCTGGCTCAAGGTCAACTTTGAATATGTCAAAGAGGGGGCAGGCTATGAGGTTACGCTGTCCCAGCTTGGAAGGAAGTGGAAGGAGAATGGATTCTGTCCGAAACAATCAAGACTACTTGTGCGAGCAGCCTTATGGTAGTGAAGAAAACTTCTCTGACATGGGTGGCCCTGGGATTCCACACACACAAGCTCCAAATCCTAAGCAATATCATCTGCCTGTTGGTGCTTCATACACTGGCTTGCATAATCAATCTCTTCTTTCTACTAGTGTCAACAAGATTCCTTTGATAAGCAATAGGGCTATGGACATGCTGGAAAATCCGTTAACTGGTTACGCTGGTGACAAACATGAATCTCCCTGCACAAACATGCACAGAGTTCCCTTGAGTAGCCAACTAAGTCATGATTTCAAAAAGGCATCTCTGCTTATGAAGCTGACAGAACCTGTCAAAATCTCCATTTGTCCAAGTGATTTGGATTCCACAAAGGCAACAAAATTGGGTTGCAATGGTAAATTGTCTGGTAAGGAATCAGGAGTTAATTTACTCGGCAACCACCATAATAGTGCTTTTGGTATACAAGGTGCACTGGCTTCTTCCATGGATCTCACGTTGTGTAATATTGCCTTGTCTTCGTCCAATGAATTTGAATCCACCGTCCACTCCTCTCCCACTAACAAAGATGTTTCTGAAGCACTGCCAAAACCACAGTCAAAGACTTTAGAGCTAATGAATGAAGAAGAACATCTTAGTTCAGGTCCCCAAGTTGAGACCTCAAATGGTGTTGTATCTGATTCTATTTCTCAAAAGGTTTCCAAATTGAAAGTTGATGAGCTGAAAATAGGGATGCAGCGGGAGCATCCATCCAGTTTAAGTGTTGATGGAAAG GTTTCCTTTAAAGAGTCTCCTAAATGCTCCAAGGCAAATGGCAGTGCGCATGGTGAACTTGGTGCAATTTATACTCATCTAGCTTGTAGAGAGCTACAA GATATTAAGAATTGTGATCTAGAGTATGTCAAGGAACTGGGTTCAGGCACGTATGGAACTGTTCTCTACGGGAAATGGAAGGGCTCTGATGTTGCCATTAAAAAGTTCAAGCCCTCCTGCTTTGCTGAAGGTGCACCAGAATGTGAACGATTG GTTGCTGACTTCTGGAAGGAAGCTCGTATACTAGGACAGCTTCGTCATCCACGAATCGTGGTGTTATATGGAGTGGTTGCAGATGGACCTGTTACAAATTTGGCAACAGTGACAGAGTATATGGTGAACGGCTCCCTTAAACAAGTTTTGCAGAAAAAAGATAG AACTATTGACCGGCGAAAAAGGCTGATTATAGCCATGGATGTGGCTTTTGGAATGGAATATCTTCATGGGAAAAACATTGTCCATTTTGATTTGAAGTCTCATAACCTCCTAGTCAATATGAGGGATCCTCAACGACCAGTGTGCAAG ATTGGTGACTTCggtttatcaaaaattaaacagAGGACAATGGTCTCTGGTGGACTTCGAGGAACTATACCATGGATGGCTCCAGAGCTATTTGATAGTGATAAAAACATGGTAACAGAGAAG GTTGATGTGTACTCATTTGGAATAGTCATGTGGGAACTTCTGACTGGGGAAGAGCCTTATGGTAATAAGCGACCAGAGGAAATATTAG CTGGCATAATTAAAGGAGATTTGCGCCCTGAAATTCCCAGTTGGTGCGACCCGGCGTGGAGATCATTGATGGAGAGGTGTTGGTCATGTGATCCGAACTCTAGGCCAGCATTCTCAGAGGTTTCACAAGAACTGCGCGCCATGTCAGTGGCGATGAATATCAAGTGA
- the LOC127793871 gene encoding deSI-like protein At4g17486 codes for MGANASDSNSEHKGGDISNSNCDAQLVLNVYDLTPLNHYISWFGFGIFHSGIEVHGMEYGFGAHDFPISGVFEVEPKSCPGFMFRCSIPLGHIDMPPTEFRRYIESMASEYHGNTYHLISKNCNHFTDDVVWRLTGKHIPGWVNRLARLGAFCSCLLPESLQVTTVKQLPEFHACADGNESSSTASLEATESDDSEKDKLLCTPTAGSSEVSFIKEVQR; via the exons ATGGGGGCGAACGCCTCGGACTCAAACTCCGAACACAAAGGCGGCGACATTTCGAATTCCAATTGCGACGCCCAACTTGTGTTGAATGTTTACGACCTGACACCTCTCAACCATTACATCTCCTGGTTCGGTTTCGGCATCTTCCATTCGGGTATTGAAG TCCATGGCATGGAATATGGATTTGGAGCCCATGACTTCCCCATTAGTGGAGTGTTTGAAGTGGAACCCAAGAGCTGCCCAGGGTTTATGTTCAGATGTTCCATCCCACTGGGTCATATAGATATGCCTCCCACTGAATTTCGAAGATATATTGAGAGTATGGCTTCAGAGTATCATGGCAATACCTATCATCTCATATCCAAGAACTGCAACCATTTTACAGATGACGTTGTGTGGAGACTGACAGGCAAACATATCCCTGGATGGGTGAACCGGTTGGCCAGGCTAG GTGCATTCTGCAGTTGTCTGCTTCCTGAAAGTCTCCAAGTGACTACTGTCAAACAATTGCCCGAGTTCCATGCATGTGCAG ATGGAAATGAGTCTTCATCAACTGCAAGCCTAGAGGCAACGGAAAGTGATGATTCAGAGAAGGATAAGCTCCTATGCACGCCAACTGCTGGTAGCTCAGAGGTTTCCTTTATCAAAGAAGTCCAAAGATGA
- the LOC127794612 gene encoding probable receptor-like protein kinase At5g20050: MEDRNRKANILAVLSIILLLLVPLFGYRCVPTGPQFLPNGSLDKWIFPPSGDRSRPGGCLSWDLRCRVAVDVAKALSYLHPDCRLPVADLAPRREAGKHSSRRELVYGPVLLEINGGRRSASVISDHRCKRKFQYFPKIVSQKLREGRLMEVVDERLVGGGGIDEGRR, from the exons ATGGAGGACAGGAACAGGAAGGCCAACATACTTGCTGTTTTGTCGATCATCCTGCTCCTCCTCGTTCCCCTCTTTGGCTACCGTTGTGTTCCCACTGGCCCTCAGTTCCTTCCTAACGGCTCCTTAGATAAATGGATTTTCCCGCCAAGCGGAGACCGGAGTCGTCCTGGCGGTTGCTTGTCGTGGGATTTGAGGTGCAGGGTAGCCGTTGATGTAGCCAAGGCTCTCTCTTACCTTCACCCCGACTGCCGGCTGCCGGTTGCCGATCTTGCACCTCGACGTGAAGCCGGAAAACATTCTTCTCGACGAGAACTAGT TTATGGACCCGTGCTGCTAGAGATCAATGGAGGTAGAAGAAGCGCCTCTGTGATCAGTGATCACAGGTGCAAGAGAAAGTTCCAGTATTTTCCCAAGATTGTTAGTCAGAAACTGAGAGAAGGCAGGCTAATGGAAGTGGTTGATGAAAGGCTGGTTGGGGGTGGAGGAATTGACGAGGGGAGGAGATGA
- the LOC127795849 gene encoding uncharacterized protein LOC127795849, with protein MYRTLSTSRIISDDFSVNVNLSPAARGFSPAKSSSATNGLPVLHPLISHATKKDNSRRAENAVHLIPLLLFLCAFILWVFSTPIN; from the coding sequence atgtatagAACATTAAGCACTTCCCGGATCATCTCCGACGACTTCTCCGTCAACGTCAACTTGTCGCCGGCTGCAAGGGGCTTTTCGCCCGCAAAGTCCTCCTCGGCTACCAATGGCCTGCCTGTTCTCCACCCTCTGATTTCCCACGCCACCAAGAAGGACAACTCCCGCCGGGCAGAGAACGCAGTTCACCTTATCCCATTGCTTCTGtttctctgtgctttcattctttgggtcttctctaCGCCAATCAACTGA